CTAGGAAAGATAACACTAACTAAAAATCAAATACCCACCCCACTATATTCTAACCCCTAGTCTATAGCTTCCTAACAGAATGTCCCTTTCCAGAACTTCTGTCCCAGTTTGGACCACTACCTTGATTTGGATGGTTGTGTGATACCACAGTTCGGGATAGAACAGCAAAGAGGATAGTGCATTTGATATCCTAGTGTTGTTTACTGTTACCTGGTCAGCCATGCATACTCACCTGAGCATCTGGTCCAGGCAGCCTTCAAGGTAGAAGGGGGATTCCAGATGAAGATCCCGGAGGTGGTGCATCCTCAGGAACTGAGATGTAATTTTGACAACGTGCTGCTTGTCCTGCTCCATGGGAGCTGGCAGGTGGATGTGGGAGATGAGGAGTCTCTGCACTTTGCTTATCTGGCCCAGGAGAGGAGCAAACATGGCCAGGGTGGGCAAATACCAGGTGCAATTCACGTGTACCTCCTGGATACAGTCCAGTCGCACCATGCTCAGGACCTTCATAATATTTTCCATGGGAAATGAAAGAATCCTCAGCGTCTTACAGCACAGGTGTATGGAAGCTTTCCTCTCCTCCACCCACTTTAGGAGGTAGGTGAGGAATCCATCCATGCTCCTTTCCTTGAGGTGAAGTTCTATGAACACCTCGAAGGGAGCCAAGGGTTTCTCAGCCCTCAAACTGTCCACAGCCCCTGGTACCATTGATGAGCTTGAAGACACATGGATCTTGGATCCAGACCACATTCTCCAGAAGTCCTGGCCAGAATTCCTTAAATCCAGCACACGCAGTTTGCACCTCCTGTGGGGAAACAGCAGATTGGCAAGGATGGTTTAAGATCCACACATAATTTAGGCAACACTCTGACTTCCCATCTGAGCTTTTACTTCATATTCCTGACATCACCTGCTGCCTTGCCCTCTTCTGTCTCTGCCTCACCTTCCTTCATCTCCTTTCCCCCTTTCATTTCCCCTAGCTTTATACTTCTCGTGCCTTATGCATCCCTGGGAGGAGGCTGGGACATACTTTCAGATTCCCTTGCATCTTGGACACTGATGCACTGCTGAAAGACATGTGcttagtcccttcagtcatgtctaactcttttgcgaccccgtgggttGTAACCCAGGTTCCtttgttcatgaaattttccaggcaagaatactggagtgggttgctatgccctcctgcagggaatcttcctgatacagggattgaacccacatctcctacgtctcctgcattggcaagcaagttctttaccactagtgctacctggtaTTTCTCAAAGTGAGCTCAGCAATGATCAAATCTCTATTTCTTCATTGGCATCATCAGAGGCCACTGGCCCATCGATTTGCCATCTACTCTCCtgacttccctgataactcagttggtaaagagtctgcctgcaatgcaggagaccccggttctattcctgggtcaggaagatccactggtgaagagacaggctacccattccagtattctttgacttcccttgtggatcagctggtaaagaatttgcctgcaatgtgggagatctgggttgggaagataccctggagaagggaaagactacgcactccagtattctggcctggagaattccatggactacagtccacggggttgcatggagtcggacatgactaagcgactcaCTCTCTTCACTCCTGACTTCGCTGTCTCTTCAGGACTACCCATATCCTACCAGATTACCTGCATCAGACTCACCTGGGCTGATCCTTCTGTGCAAGAAGGACATCAAGTCCATCCAGCACTGCTTGTAAGGTTCCCAGATGAGGTGCCTGCATCAGGCCCCCCAGAGGCAGGCGGACAAAGGGCCAGGCTTGCACCAAGGCCTTTAAGGTCTTTGTGTGTCTTCCACAGAATGCTTCCATGAAGAGTTGGGGGAAGAGCTCAATGGGCAGATACTCCAGAGTAGAAATGGCCAAGGCCTCATCAGTTAGTAGGCTCTTTCCTGCAAGGTTCTGGAGTCTCAGGGGGTTCTGGACACTCATCCTGAATCTGCTCCTAAAGGAATCCTGTGAGAACTTGCAGGGAACAAGGCATCTTTCTCAGGTAAGCATGAACACCCCTTCATCTGTCTCCCCACCCTTCAGAGGAATTAACAGTCAAAGTCACTGCTCTGGCAGTGGAAGAAGATCCTCAGTTTTTGTACAATTTCACTCTGGGCTCAGTGGGCAGAAAACCATAGCTCTGCCCCTACAGGCACCAGAACAAGCATCTAGGAAGGACCAAGGAAGAAGAAACACAACCCACTAGCCCATCCATTTCCATCCACTACTTTGCTCATGGGAAACTTGTACCATGAGCTGAATGTTAAGCTCCACCTTTTTATGGGGGAGAAAACTTTAAATCATCACTTAAAGCCTTAAAACTATGGGAATAATAGCTTCATGTAGCCCAACACAGCCTTTACTGTCAGTTCCCACAGTTAATGTTCTGGGAAAGATGAAACAGATACTCCTTATATGAATGCTACTTTCACAAACTATTTTCAATgttgagaaataaaatttcaaaaatttagatgttttctttgaaaaataaaatcttgttgatcgagatatttttaaatgacataaacCAAAGCACAAATTCAGATGTTTGGGATTAAGGCAAAATTACACTTAAGGGCAAAACCAAAGCCTTACATTTACACatctggaaagaaaggaaaaggaaaatctcCTTGACATCCATAGCTGCACACCACCAGTGGAAACCTGCTGACCATAGGTAAGATGAGGGTATCCTTTGCTGAGGTCTGTAACTTACCAGCTCTGCTGTGGCTGGCAGGGTGCTCAGATAGATCCAAGGCAGTGACTCCAGAGAAAGAAATTTCTGCACCTCTTCTTTGATGCCTGAAGTTTTTATAAGCCTTTCTGATCACATCATTTCCCTGTCCAACTGCTACCATCCAATCAGAAAGTAATGCCTGATTAGATTTGGGACTGTCCCCAGGAAAATCCTGATTAGATCTTCACATATAACCAGATGAATTGATTTAATCAGATATTCATTCAGGAGAGAATACATGGGGGGAGGGGAATCAAAGACTCAACCATGGATTCACTCCTGGAACATTGATTTTCACTAGTAGGTCacttgtgggggcttcccaggtgtctgagtggtaaagaatctgcctgccaagcaggagactcaggttctgccaggattgggaagatcccctgggaaaggaaatggcaactcactctagtattcttgcctgggaaatcccatggacagaggagcctggtgggctatagtccatgaggtcgcaaaagagttggacacaacttagcactaaacaataacaacaaatggaGTCTGCTATAGCCATGGGTGTGAGACAGGAAAGCCATTATTTGTTCCTGCCTTTGGAAAGCTAAAATGAAGTTTGAAAGCATCGTTGTATTGTTTGGGAATGCTTTGACAGATCGACGTAAACAAAATGTCCCATGATTAGAGCAGCTTCTAAAACACGGTGGTGTCATTCCCAAAGGAAACAACATAAATTCCTCTCTGTGTCAAGCTGTCACTTTGGCTTTACATCAGAAACAGCAGATCATGAGCCCATTAAAAGGAGCAAGGGAAATGCAATTGGGCATGTGCTTGGTTCTCTGGACTTAAGCCAAGGCTTCTCTGAAAGAGCTGGCTCAAAATCACAATAAAGAGTAAGGGTGGGGACTCGGTAGTGAGGCAGGGGgccggtggggagggggaggcattCCTAAAGGGTCCCTGTGAATGACACAGTATAAAatattgtttgtctgtttttttgttttttgtttttcctcttggaGAACGAGAAGAATAAAAGATTTTTGGTGGGGTTTAGCAGTTAAAACCCTTTTATGAATCACTGCCTTATTGTGGCAAAaaggcttgcataactcaatgaaactataagccatgccatgtagggccacccaagatagatgggtcatagtggagattCTGActaaacatgatccactggaggagggaatggcaaaccaccccagtatacttgccatgagaaccttatgaactgtataaaaaggcaaaaatatatgacccaGGTCAGAGGTATCCCAGGGAAAGAGCAGAGGACAACTActaatagcttcagaaagaatgaagcagctgggcaaAGTGGAAACGATGCTTAGCTGTGGATATTTCTGgtgataaaagtaaaatttgatgctctaaagaacagtattgcataggaacctggaatgttaagtccatgaatcaaggtcaaGATGGAGATGACCaacttaggaatcagtgagctaaaatggatgggactgggtgaatttaattcagaggacCATAActactactactgtgggcaagaatcccaaaaaagaaatggagtagccctcacaatcaacaaaagagtctgaaatgcagtacttgggtgcaacctcaaaaatgacagtgtGTTCttgattcatttccaaggcaaaccattcaacatcacagtaatccacgtCTATGCCAAAGAAGGTGAAGTTgtccagttctatgaagacctacaagactttccaGAACTAATAacaagaaaagatgtccttttcatcataagggattggaatgcaaaagtaggaagtcaagagatgcccggagtaaaaggcaagtttggccttggaatacaaaatgaagcaaggcaaaggttaacagaattCTGCCCAGAGACTCCACTAGTCATAGCAAAtcccctttttcaacaacacaagggacaactttacacatggacatcaccaaatgatcaataccaaattcagattgattacattctttgtggccaaagatggagaagctgaaataagtcatcaaaaaacaagacccagaaaTGACCgtgactcagatcatcagctccctATAGCAAAATCCAGgattaaaataaagaaagtggggaaaaccactaggtcagtCAGGTACTGACTTGAATCAAATTCACTATGAATATAGAGTGGAGATGATgtatagattcaagggtttagatcaagtaaacagaatgcctgaagaactatggacagaggttcttgaAGAACACTGAACAAGAAGCAGTGGTgcaaaccatcccaaagaaaaagaaattcaagaaggcaggctggttgtctgaggaggctttacaaatgaatggctgaagaaagaaaagaagcaaaaaagtaagggagaaagggaaaggtacacccAAGTAAATGCTGAGTTCTAGAGAATACCAAGGaaagacaagaaggccttcttcagtgaacaatacagagaggaaaacaacagaaggggaaagactagagatctcttcaagaaagttggaaatatcaaaggaacatttcatccaaagatcatcacaataaaggacagaaatggtaaagacataatagaagcagaagagaacaagaagagatggaagaatacacagaagaactgtataagaaagatcttaatgacccaaaaaataacaatggtgtggtcactcactcagagccagacattgtGTAGTAAAGTTAAGTAAGACTTAGGAAGCATTCctgccaataaagctagtggaggtgatgtaactCAAGCAGAGCTATTTTAAAGCCTAGaaaaatgatgctattaaagtgttgcACATAATAtgtcggcaaatttggaaaaccagcAGGgatcacaggactgaaaaaggtcaatcttcatcccaattcccaagaagggcagtactaggGGATGTTCAAGCTAccagacagttgcactcatctcccatgctagtaagattatgctcaaagttctccaagctaggcttcagcattacatgaattgagaacttccagatgttcaagctggctttagaaagggcagaggaaccagagatcaaattgccagcattccttggatcatggagaaagcaagggaattccagaataaaaagatctacctctgtttcattgactatgccaaagcctttgactctgtggatcacaacaaattgtggaaaactcttaaagagatggaaatacaagaccaccttacctatctcctgagaaacctgtatgcaggtcaagaagcaacagtttgaaccttatatggaacaactgactggttaagattgagaaaggagtactacaaggctgtttattgtcaccctgtttatttaacttaaatgcagagcacGTGATTcaaaatgtcaggctgggtgaattacaagctgaaatcaaggttaCTGGAAGAAATATAAACCACCTcaaatatgaagatgacaccactctaacagcagaatgcaaagagggactaaaaagcctcttgatgagggtgaaagaggcgagtgaaaaagtcagcttaaaactcaatattaaaaaaactaagatcatggcatgtggtctcatcgcttcatggcaagtagaagggggaTTTAAAAGGTGGAGAcagtgacaaatttcctcttcttgggttctaaaaatcactgcagatggtgactgaagccatgatattagaagatgattgcttcttggcagaaaagctattacaaacctaaacagtgtattaaaaagcaaagacctccctcactttgctgacaaaggtctgtatagtcaaggctctgatctttctagtagtcatgtacagatgtgagaattggaccataaagaaagcagagtggtgaagaattaatgctttcaaactgtggtgctggagaaaactcttgaaagtccctttgacagcaaagagatcaaaccagtcaatcttaaagaaatcaaccctggatacttattggaaggactaatgctgaagctgaagctccaatactttggtcacctaatacaaacagctgactcattggaaaagaccctgatgctgggaaagattgaaggcagaaggagaagaaggaaacagcagatgagatggttggatggcatcacatattcagtggacatgagtttgaccaaactctgggagatggtgagggacagggaagcctggcacgctgtagtccatggggtcacaaagagtcagatatgattagTGACTGAAGACcacaacaaataaattaaaaaggaaacaggatCATCTTTGAGGGTGTCTCCTTCCAGAAAGATGGGATCAACACAGCAAATTGGCAAGAAAGGACTAAATCTGAGAATGTGAATGGAAGGAGCACTGGGAAGCCATACATTTCCAAGACTGAGAGGCACTGGTGGTGGCCACGGTGGGTTCTTTGGGAGCTTGGACCCTGTGGAGAAAGTGAACATAGATAACTTGCACCTAACCCTGCCCTCATCATGGTTGCTGCTaccagtatatatttttttaggttctccccaggtggcactagtggtaaagaacccaccttctaGTGTAGCAGATgaaagagactcgggtttgatccctggggtgggaaaatcctccggaggagggcatgacaatccactccagtattgttgcctggagaatcccatggacaggggatcccggcaggctacagagtcacaaaaagtcagacatgactgatgcgatTTAGCACACATGTCAGCACACACAGTAGATACTCCCAGATGAAAGTTTGCTCCAGCCTttttcctgggggcttggcagtgAAACCATAATCCTATTGGCCCCTTTCCCATATGTTTTGAAAATTCTATTTCCTCAAaattagaaaagttaaaaaaattctggCCAAAGCAATGCCATTcactacaaaataaaattctgttcttCTCCTCACAGTATGCACTGTTCACAAATACCAACACCTTTCCCTACAAAATTAAGAGGCTTTCTCTCCACATATGTATATTAAGGATCTGCCATGTTCAGGGATGATTCCCACCTTGACTGCATCGCacagaaattagaaaatttcTTGCAGTTTCAGAATGCAGAGAAAGACCCTCCCTCTACCCCCAAGAAATCTCCATGCCTTTCTTTACTCCATTCACTGAGATGTCCaagtaattcagttataaaaCAGCCAAAGAAAGCTAAGAGTTTTATTTCActacttacttacttatttatttagttatttgtttatttatttatttatttttggctgtgctgcatcttcattgctgcatgagctttctctagttgcagcaagcagggatttctcttcattgctgtgttctGGCCTCTCATTGCAGCGACTTCTCTTATttcagagcataggctctagggcatgAAGGTTTCAGTattatggtgcacaggcttagttacctggcagcatatggaatcttcccaggccagggatcaaacctgtgtcccctgccttgacaGACAGATACTTGTCCACTGAAACATCAGAGAAATCCAGGACTAGGAGTGCTGAAGTGTGTTCTCCCCCTTGGTATCCTTCAGGAGGATTCCTTTCACCATATTTCTACCACAGATATAAATGGTTTTTGCATAAAGTAAGGTTAAGTTGGACTATATTCATTAGACATTTTAACTCCCAGGCCACCAAAAACCTTTATTAATGAGCTTTCATAGAGTGAATTAGTAACAAGGATAATCATAAACACCTCTATTTACTGAACACAAACTGGGTGAGCAATGGTGCCAGCACTTTTTACCCACTACCTCAAGTAAGCCTCATGGGAAATGTAAagttcactgctcctttcccatttttaagCAGGTGGATTCAGGACTGGGCTTGGGAGAGGAACTTGCCAACTTCCACACGGTAGATTCCCTCAGGTGAAAGGTTCAGAAGGCTCCCCAAGTTGTCAGACAACTTAAGTGTTCGGGTGGACTGACTGACAGACTTAATATGATGTCAGTGGAAATGAGGAAATATCAGAGTCCAAGCTGAGGATATTTGTATGGAATTCTGGCTTCTGCGATAGCCAAGAAAGTAGGAACAGTCCAAGTGTTGGAGTATTCTAGAATTTATAAAAGCCcagccctctcccttcccctgagTAGAGTGTAACATCCTCTGTCCATCTCCACACAGAGCCTGCTTGCTCAGGAGACACACTCCGTGTCAAGGAGAAGGGAGCCCGTGTATACAGAGGTGCTGttcttccctcccctgccccagttCTGCGCCAGTAGGACTCCCGGGGTCTGGTGCGGAGCCTGGGTTTAGCATTTCTGCCCTGTCCTGGTTGCCTCTCTTGTTTGCTGTCCTGGTCAGGGCAGCCCTTTGAACCCATCAGGGGATTGTCCTATTCTGATTCTCCAGTCACAGGATCCCGAGTGAGATTCCAAAACTGCCTCTGGCTCCCAGCTCTGGCGTTTCGAATGTTTCTTTCTGTGCATCCAGGTTCCTCTCCCAGCATGAGCTGGCTCAGAGCCCTCTCTTTCTTCAGCCCACCACCGTCTCCTCTCCTAGAACCTGGAGCGTGGCTACAATGTTGGGGCACCCTTCCAATGGGACCAGCAGGAGTCAAGGGATTCTTCTCAAACTCCTCTGGGTTATTTGAAGTTTATGACTAACCCCAAGGTTCAGAGTTCACCACTGCTCCTCTGGATCCATTAGGCACCCAGGAATGCTGGAGGCAACTCCACCCGGGTTACAGAAGAGGACCCTCACTCCTCTGTTCTTCCTAGAGGTGAGAACTCTTGGGAGACCCTGGGAACCAGTCCCCTCTGTGGCTCTCCTGTTCCAGTGCTGGAGCTGACAAAGTTTTCCTTGGATCCAATAAGTCTTTTACTCTCCCAACTTAGATCTCTTCTTACCCTGAAATGTCTTGCCCTTTATGCCTCTTTAAAAGTCCAGGTGTCTGGATCAGCCCTCTTCTCCCTCGAGTTCTCAACAGGCTCTGGTTCCATTTAAGCAAGGAGTTGTTGCTCTCTTTCTCCTCAGTAAAGGCTTGATGACAACATTACCCTGGGTCCTGGCAATTAATCCTGACGGATAGGCATACAGATACACAGTGGTTGGGGAGGATGTCTGGGACTCTCTCCTGGTGGTATTGGAAAACAGGGATTGGAGGCACCTGAACAGGAGACCATGTCTTCTGACTCTCACAGGGCTGTGTCCCTTAAAGTCTGGGGACTTCTTTCTGACACCATTGAGGGCACTGAGGACCAAAGTTTGGAAGTGTGAATTCCCAAAAGACTGGATTTGCTTGCCCTGGCCTGCATTAGGCTCCAGTGTctgcctccacccccagcccaagGGCACAGAGTCACTAACGGACAAtctggagagagagagtgaggagCATCCATTCTGGATGCAAAGACGAGGAGCAAGTTGTGTGGGATATGATGCAGGGTTCCTATCTTGGTTGAGGGCAAGGCAAGGgataaatattctttggaaattttggaaatttccaaattcttattttatatttccaaatttCCAATATTCTTTGGAAATTTCTTCTCACTCATCACAGCCTCCAGACTTTGAGAATTGGGCTTTTCaggaggaaatgagaaagaatgaGGTCTGGCACTGAGTCCTTGTCATCCAAGTGACCTCAGATTGCCTACTTTGATCCATAGAAAGGTCATGGTATATGAAATTTCATGTACCACCGGCTGCCTGGCACAAAtgaaggaggagggcagggacctGCAGTGGCTTCAGGGGCACTGGCCTCCCCTGGTGAGAAAACCCCTCTGATGTCCAGGGCTGAGGACAGCAGGAACCATAGTGAGGGAGTCTGAGACACCTGCACTAGTCTCCAGTACACACAACACCCCTAATACTCAACATCTGCTATTGCCCCTCACTCCTCTCTACTGACTCATTTCAAagtccttgtttatttttttataactgaaactttgtacccttcAACTTCTTCTCTCCATTCTCCCTGACCCAGTGCCTGGCAACTACCATccattctctgtttctatgaaatcatttttgtttgtttgtttgttttgttttgcttttgtttttggattCCAAATACAAACAATTCCAtaaaacatttgtctttttctctctgacttactttggTTAGCATAATGTCCTgcaagttcatccatgttttcacaaatggtaggatttccttcttttcatggcCTAGTAATATACTGTTACCTACATATAGAtatacttttgtttatttattcatccatcaaaggacatttagattgtttccatatctttttttttttttacatttatttttatttatttggctgcatagaatcttagttgtggcatgtgggatctagttccctgaccagggatcgaacccagcccccctgtatcaggagtgcagagccttagccactggaccaccagggaattcctccatatcttgactattgtgaataacgctgcagtgaacatgggtgtTCAGGTATCTCTTCAAGGATCTAAGACacacatggtgactatagttaataatgcaATATCATATAGTTGAAATTTGCTATAAGTAGATTTTAAGCATTCTCACCAACCCACACACACAACAGTTAACTATAAAGTGATAGATgtctttttttaaggtttttccatttatttaattcttattttatatatttatttatttatttggcttcctcgggtcttagttgcagcatgcaggatcttcactgcagcatgtgggactctctagttttggcacacaggctccggagcttgtgggcttcagtagctgtggctcagaggattagttgccctggggcacatgggatcttagttccccaaccaggaatcaaacctgggtctcctgtgttgcaaggc
The genomic region above belongs to Cervus elaphus chromosome 14, mCerEla1.1, whole genome shotgun sequence and contains:
- the LOC122707455 gene encoding melanoma antigen preferentially expressed in tumors-like; the encoded protein is MSVQNPLRLQNLAGKSLLTDEALAISTLEYLPIELFPQLFMEAFCGRHTKTLKALVQAWPFVRLPLGGLMQAPHLGTLQAVLDGLDVLLAQKDQPRRCKLRVLDLRNSGQDFWRMWSGSKIHVSSSSSMVPGAVDSLRAEKPLAPFEVFIELHLKERSMDGFLTYLLKWVEERKASIHLCCKTLRILSFPMENIMKVLSMVRLDCIQEVHVNCTWYLPTLAMFAPLLGQISKVQRLLISHIHLPAPMEQDKQHVVKITSQFLRMHHLRDLHLESPFYLEGCLDQMLRCLMTPLDTLTITRCLLTDSDLTHLSQSPKISQLKGLNLSGVTMTYSSPELLPALLQKVSATLQELYLEQCGIRDFHLEFLLPALSLCIQLTSFSLRGNFLSMATMEKMLRHTSGMLSLSRELYTVPQESLSCQGILQPSRLAQCRTELLEILKDLGRPRTIWICFTPCPHCGDNTFYHPEPIIYSSNTLT